The Carassius auratus strain Wakin chromosome 27, ASM336829v1, whole genome shotgun sequence genome includes a region encoding these proteins:
- the LOC113046347 gene encoding C-C motif chemokine 12-like, with protein sequence MLIFTACVFGVIFGSLCVYTDGRPVSCCFKVGLRKLPFDKVLNYRIQTKPLCPITAVVIQTVSGKRLCFDPNSNWTKRAMWKVDEAKKRTREQDPVPAEGASTEGSRQRAEPVTATELPLNSQWNVVTARLKVKGKAKDNHKRVS encoded by the exons ATGCTGATTTTCACGGCTTGTGTTTTTGGGGTCATTTTCGGGTCCCTCTGTGTGTATACCG ATGGACGTCCAGTGAGCTGTTGCTTCAAAGTAGGACTCAGGAAACTGCCTTTTGACAAAGTGTTGAACTACAGAATACAAACTAAACCACTGTGTCCTATAACAGCAGTTGT GATCCAgacagtatctgggaaaagacttTGTTTTGATCCTAACAGTAACTGGACAAAGAGAGCCATGTGGAAGGTGGATGAAGCAAAGAAGAGGACCAGAGAGCAGGATCCTGTACCTGCAGAAGGAGCGTCAACGGAGGGGAGCAGACAAAGGGCAGAACCAGTAACAGCAACAGAGTTGCCACTAAATAGCCAGTGGAATGTAGTAACAGCAAGACTGAAAGTTAAAGGTAAAGCTAAAGACAACCACAAACGGGTGTCATAA
- the LOC113046345 gene encoding C-C motif chemokine 2-like, with protein sequence MKSCMLGFYAALMLWLLVLFSIQDARVISSCLTTSDTKVPLKNLLNYTIQSKPLFSVDAARFLTIKRKTICSDPSSSWAKNAMNYLDQKNKKQQSVSNKTARQSVTQVPVNTSTANRTQLSAQI encoded by the exons ATGAAGTCTTGTATGTTGGGTTTCTATGCAGCTCTGATGCTGTGGCTTCTGGTCTTGTTCTCAATTCAAG ATGCTCGCGTTATTTCAAGCTGTCTGACAACTTCAGATACTAAAGTCCCTCTGAAGAATCTGCTAAACTACACAATCCAGAGCAAACCCTTGTTCTCTGTGGATGCTGCGAG aTTTCTTACaatcaaaagaaaaacaatctgCTCAGATCCCTCCTCATCATGGGCCAAAAACGCAATGAATTACCTGGatcaaaagaacaaaaaacagcAGTCGGTATCAAACAAAACGGCTCGTCAATCTGTGACACAGGTTCCTGTGAATACATCCACCGCAAATAGGACTCAGTTATCGGCACAGATTTAA
- the LOC113046344 gene encoding C-C motif chemokine 20-like, translated as MRCIMSLFTITLINSVLLSLFPHTPEAYGPLNYACCVKYTQNPLPFGVIKGFMEQKSTEVCRIDAIIFITKNNKKVCASIKDQWVRTALARLRSKLEKMTEEGNQLLTTAGSKR; from the exons ATGCGCTGCATAATGTCTCTGTTCACCATCACTCTCATCAACAGCGTTCTTCTGAGCCTGTTCCCTCACACTCCAGAAGCAT ATGGGCCGCTGAACTATGCCTGTTGTGTGAAATACACTCAAAATCCTTTGCCCTTTGGTGTGATCAAGGGCTTCATGGAGCAGAAATCCACTGAGGTGTGTCGCATAGATGCCATCAT CTTTATCACCAAGAACAACAAGAAGGTATGTGCGAGCATTAAGGATCAGTGGGTGAGAACAGCGCTTGCGCGTCTGAG GTCCAAATTAGAGAAAATGACTGAAGAGGGAAATCAGCTTCTCACCACTGCTGGATCGAAACGCTAG